Proteins encoded by one window of Ulvibacter sp. MAR_2010_11:
- a CDS encoding T9SS type A sorting domain-containing protein has product MKKLVVVFLLLSTIPIVAQDYKPLLDYYNEWHLRYCFVDCSTDIYYTNGDTIVDNTSYKILDGYHYISRTFLLREEVAEQKVYLRLVPPGGDSEYLLYDFSLKVGDSMDMKNPLTPFPENAGYYRLDSIIPRPLVDGNDYRHYYFSPTPSNPAGTNNAIWVEGAGSLSLINAPSGDPSVNSVGRLGCMYKSSIPFYTDFDIMDTCEPTIVLNVDDIENPFTNVKLISNLTTGTYQIINTENVSIIKVYDIIGKEHAALTNRGNNSVTLDLSHYKSGIYLVSAYSSEFERKIILKIVVH; this is encoded by the coding sequence ATGAAGAAATTAGTAGTTGTCTTTTTGCTATTAAGTACAATTCCAATTGTTGCACAGGATTATAAACCTTTGTTGGATTATTATAACGAATGGCATCTTAGATATTGTTTTGTCGACTGCTCAACCGATATTTATTACACCAACGGAGATACCATTGTAGATAACACGAGTTATAAAATATTGGATGGATACCATTATATTTCCAGAACCTTTTTGCTTCGGGAAGAAGTGGCTGAACAGAAGGTGTATTTACGGCTCGTACCGCCGGGAGGTGATAGTGAATATCTACTCTATGATTTTAGTCTGAAGGTTGGTGATTCCATGGATATGAAGAATCCGTTGACGCCCTTTCCCGAAAATGCAGGTTATTATCGGTTAGATTCAATAATTCCCAGACCCTTGGTAGACGGGAACGATTACAGGCATTACTATTTTTCGCCTACGCCATCGAATCCGGCAGGAACAAACAATGCTATTTGGGTAGAAGGAGCCGGCTCACTTTCACTTATTAATGCTCCCAGTGGGGATCCCAGTGTAAATAGTGTGGGTAGATTGGGTTGTATGTATAAAAGCAGTATTCCGTTTTATACAGATTTCGATATTATGGATACTTGTGAACCCACCATCGTACTGAATGTGGATGATATTGAAAACCCTTTTACTAATGTGAAGTTAATAAGTAATCTTACAACGGGAACCTATCAAATTATCAACACAGAAAACGTCTCTATAATTAAAGTATACGACATTATTGGAAAGGAACACGCTGCATTGACCAATAGAGGGAACAATTCCGTTACTTTAGATTTATCACACTACAAGTCCGGAATATATCTTGTATCGGCTTATTCTAGCGAGTTTGAGCGTAAGATAATCCTCAAGATTGTAGTGCATTAA
- a CDS encoding GNAT family N-acetyltransferase, whose amino-acid sequence MEFINTKALTKSQKEEIHNLWNNEYPEKLNHANLSAFEKYLESLSNQSHILLIDDNKMIKGWYFHFLRENEKWFAIILDSEIQGKGFGSKILNLAKETETELNGWVIDKSSDKKRNGELYKSPLHFYLKNEFELLPEIRLELEILSAVKIKWVKAIAHNLS is encoded by the coding sequence ATGGAATTCATTAACACCAAAGCTCTGACGAAATCTCAAAAAGAAGAGATTCATAATTTATGGAACAATGAGTACCCTGAAAAGTTAAACCATGCGAATTTATCGGCATTTGAAAAGTATTTAGAAAGTCTCTCAAATCAATCGCATATCTTATTAATCGATGATAATAAGATGATTAAGGGTTGGTATTTTCACTTTCTTCGAGAAAATGAAAAGTGGTTTGCAATCATACTGGATTCTGAGATTCAAGGGAAAGGATTTGGTTCTAAAATTCTAAATTTAGCAAAGGAGACAGAAACAGAACTAAATGGTTGGGTAATTGATAAAAGCAGTGATAAAAAGAGAAATGGAGAATTATACAAATCGCCGTTGCACTTTTACTTGAAAAACGAATTTGAATTACTGCCCGAAATAAGATTAGAACTCGAAATACTATCGGCTGTAAAAATAAAGTGGGTAAAAGCAATTGCACACAACCTGTCCTGA
- a CDS encoding SDR family NAD(P)-dependent oxidoreductase: MRNYVVIGGSSGIGKALVKVLKDKDATIISTFNKNTPQEENENVSYHKFNVLSDSLDLALFPEALHGLVYCPGSINLKPFHRFSEDSFIEDFKLQVTGAIKIIQLLLPKLKKSEDASIVLFSTVAVQQGFNFHSQVSASKGAIEGLTRALAAEFAPSIRVNAIAPSLTNTPLAERLLNSPEKLAAQSDLNPLKRVGKSEDVAEAAAYLLSPKSSWITGQIIHVDGGFSSIK, translated from the coding sequence ATGAGAAATTATGTAGTTATAGGGGGTTCCTCTGGAATCGGGAAAGCGCTTGTAAAAGTACTCAAAGATAAAGACGCTACGATTATATCCACTTTTAATAAAAATACCCCGCAAGAAGAAAATGAAAATGTTTCCTATCATAAATTTAATGTATTAAGTGACTCTTTAGACCTTGCACTTTTCCCTGAAGCACTTCACGGTTTGGTCTATTGCCCCGGAAGTATTAATTTGAAACCCTTTCACCGTTTTTCAGAAGATAGTTTTATTGAAGATTTTAAACTACAGGTAACCGGTGCAATCAAAATAATTCAACTCCTTTTACCAAAATTAAAAAAAAGTGAAGACGCTTCCATCGTATTATTTTCTACAGTGGCAGTCCAACAAGGTTTTAATTTTCATTCACAAGTTTCAGCATCAAAAGGTGCAATTGAAGGGTTGACACGGGCACTGGCCGCCGAGTTTGCGCCGAGTATTAGAGTAAATGCTATTGCACCCTCTCTTACCAATACTCCCTTAGCCGAAAGATTACTGAATAGTCCGGAAAAATTAGCCGCCCAGTCCGACCTTAACCCCTTAAAAAGAGTGGGGAAATCCGAGGATGTTGCCGAAGCTGCAGCTTACTTATTGTCGCCAAAATCTTCCTGGATTACCGGTCAAATTATTCATGTAGATGGCGGCTTTTCATCAATAAAATAA
- a CDS encoding Lacal_2735 family protein, with translation MFKLFKKKTKIEKLEIQYRKLLEEAHKLSTTNRKLSDRKIFDANEILKQIELLKESN, from the coding sequence ATGTTTAAACTGTTTAAGAAAAAAACTAAAATTGAAAAATTAGAAATTCAATACCGCAAATTATTGGAGGAAGCTCACAAACTTTCCACTACCAATCGAAAATTGAGTGATCGTAAAATATTCGATGCAAATGAAATCCTTAAACAAATTGAACTTTTAAAAGAAAGCAATTAG
- a CDS encoding SRPBCC family protein, producing MGFYQFYKQQLVHQPVEKLWDFISRPENLKKITPKKMGFDITSENLPETMYSGMIVSYIVAPILGIKTTWVTEITHVKPREYFVDEQRVGPYKLWHHQHFLESVPEGTLMRDIVSYQPPYGILGSIANQLFIKRKLNEIFEYRSKVLTQLFNH from the coding sequence ATGGGGTTTTATCAATTTTACAAACAACAGTTGGTGCATCAACCTGTTGAAAAATTATGGGACTTTATTTCGCGCCCAGAAAATCTTAAAAAAATCACGCCAAAAAAAATGGGTTTCGATATCACATCTGAAAACCTACCGGAGACCATGTACAGTGGCATGATTGTGAGTTATATAGTCGCTCCCATTTTAGGTATAAAAACTACTTGGGTCACAGAGATAACACATGTAAAACCGCGTGAATATTTTGTAGATGAACAACGCGTAGGACCTTATAAACTATGGCATCATCAACATTTTTTAGAATCGGTACCCGAAGGAACCTTAATGAGAGATATCGTTAGCTATCAGCCTCCTTACGGAATTCTGGGAAGCATTGCAAATCAACTTTTTATAAAGAGAAAACTGAATGAAATTTTCGAATATAGATCGAAAGTACTCACTCAATTATTTAACCATTAA
- a CDS encoding SDR family oxidoreductase, with amino-acid sequence MKILLTGATGYIGKRLLPSLVEAGHEVICCVRDINRFYPPESLKDKITTIQLDLLDETTLDAIPKDIDGAYYLVHSMSASSDYKTLEQQSATNFRKAISETKVQHVIYLSGIVNEDNLSEHLASRKNVEDELKKGPYNFTTLRAGIIIGSGSASFEIIRDLVEKLPIMITPKWLKTKCQPIGISDVISFLSKTLFNPKTFNQNFDIGGPDILSYKDMLLNFGKVRNLKRTILIVPVMTPKLSSYWLYFVTSTSYKLAASLVNSMKIEVICRNNDLASILNITPLSYEESLKKAFSKIENNEIVSSWKDAYVSSGMAINISDFIEVPKYGCFKDSRSMVYESREKCVNKIWSIGGKTGWYYGNWLWKIRGHLDKFFGGVGLRRGRTNRNSIQIGDALDFWRVLYANKEEGRLLLFAEMKLPGEAWLEFKLDSGKLIQTATFRPLGLLGRAYWFMVLPFHGFIFKGMLKKLVT; translated from the coding sequence ATGAAAATACTTTTAACAGGAGCCACCGGATATATTGGCAAGCGATTATTACCCTCTTTGGTGGAAGCAGGGCATGAAGTAATTTGTTGTGTTCGTGATATTAATAGATTTTATCCTCCCGAATCTTTAAAAGATAAAATTACAACAATACAGCTGGATTTATTGGATGAAACCACATTAGATGCTATTCCTAAGGACATAGACGGAGCCTATTATCTAGTGCATTCCATGTCTGCTTCAAGCGATTATAAAACCCTCGAACAGCAATCGGCCACAAATTTCAGAAAAGCCATTTCAGAAACAAAGGTGCAGCATGTAATTTATTTAAGCGGAATTGTAAACGAAGACAACCTCTCTGAACATCTGGCCTCCAGAAAAAACGTAGAAGATGAGCTTAAAAAAGGACCTTATAATTTTACCACCTTAAGAGCGGGAATTATTATTGGCTCCGGGAGTGCATCTTTCGAAATAATTAGGGATTTAGTCGAAAAGCTTCCCATAATGATTACCCCAAAATGGCTCAAAACAAAATGCCAACCTATAGGAATCTCAGATGTAATTTCCTTTCTTTCCAAAACGTTGTTCAACCCAAAAACATTCAATCAAAATTTTGATATTGGCGGCCCGGATATTTTATCCTACAAGGATATGCTCCTGAATTTCGGCAAGGTGAGAAATCTAAAAAGAACCATTTTAATAGTTCCGGTGATGACACCAAAACTGTCTTCGTACTGGTTGTATTTTGTGACTTCAACTTCCTATAAACTTGCCGCTTCTCTCGTAAATAGTATGAAAATTGAAGTGATTTGCAGAAACAATGATCTGGCATCCATTCTAAACATAACCCCATTAAGTTACGAGGAATCTTTGAAAAAAGCCTTCAGCAAAATTGAAAATAACGAAATCGTCTCCAGCTGGAAAGACGCGTACGTTAGCAGCGGGATGGCGATTAATATATCCGATTTTATTGAAGTGCCAAAATACGGATGTTTCAAAGATAGCCGCAGTATGGTTTACGAAAGCCGAGAAAAGTGTGTCAATAAAATATGGAGTATCGGTGGAAAAACGGGATGGTATTACGGAAATTGGCTCTGGAAAATACGCGGGCACTTGGATAAGTTTTTTGGGGGAGTAGGACTAAGACGAGGCCGTACCAATCGAAATTCAATTCAAATTGGTGACGCCTTGGATTTTTGGCGTGTATTATATGCAAATAAAGAAGAAGGCAGATTATTGCTGTTTGCCGAAATGAAACTTCCGGGAGAGGCATGGCTTGAGTTTAAATTGGACTCGGGGAAACTTATTCAAACTGCCACGTTCCGGCCCCTGGGTTTATTGGGAAGGGCTTATTGGTTTATGGTGTTGCCTTTTCACGGATTTATTTTTAAGGGAATGCTAAAGAAATTGGTAACATAA
- a CDS encoding TspO/MBR family protein: protein MIKRILLFLVLNFSALAIGGLFTRSGVASLWYQNLEKAPWTPPGWVFGAAWTFIMICFAIYMAYLIVENTNRKKIISLFAFQWILNALWNPVFFYFHAMLAGLIVITLLTLLITYFLFHYNKELRLKSVFILPYFIWILIATSLNAYILIMN, encoded by the coding sequence ATGATTAAAAGAATACTGCTTTTTTTGGTTTTAAATTTTTCAGCCCTGGCTATTGGCGGATTGTTTACAAGAAGCGGCGTTGCTTCCCTATGGTATCAAAATTTGGAGAAAGCTCCCTGGACCCCACCCGGATGGGTGTTCGGAGCAGCTTGGACTTTTATTATGATTTGTTTTGCCATTTATATGGCCTATTTAATTGTAGAAAATACCAATCGAAAAAAAATAATCTCATTGTTCGCATTTCAATGGATCTTAAATGCACTTTGGAATCCTGTCTTCTTTTACTTCCATGCTATGCTGGCCGGACTTATTGTTATTACTTTGCTTACCCTACTAATTACTTATTTCCTTTTTCATTATAATAAAGAGCTTCGGTTAAAATCTGTATTTATACTTCCCTATTTTATTTGGATTTTAATTGCCACTTCGCTCAACGCCTACATTCTAATAATGAATTAA
- a CDS encoding deoxyribodipyrimidine photo-lyase produces the protein MDSISIFWFRRDLRLDDNTALHEALKSGVSILPIFIFDEFILNELPVNDARVTFIYDNLHNIDQKLKAHNSSILCLKGTPIEIWKKLIATYSINSVFVNKDYEPYARKRDNEVAKLLADNEIEFLSYKDQVIHEENDVLKNDGTPYTVFTPYANKWLEIYSPKNPLGAPAYKNFYQEIHSFPTLDDLGFKPSTIKVQDYDLSQVNAYSKNRDFPHLDATSYLSAHLRFGTVGIRTIIAQLKKSDSIFLKELIWREFFMQILFHFPKVVTENFKAKYNNIEWLNNENDFKKWCDGNTGYPMVDAGMRQLNATGYMHNRVRMITAGFLCKHLLIDWKWGEAYFASKLLDYELSSNNGNWQWAAGTGCDAAPYFRIFNPTAQLKKFDKEQRYIKKWIPELATDSYPEPMVEHTFARKRALEVYKKGILD, from the coding sequence ATGGATAGCATTTCTATTTTTTGGTTCAGAAGAGACCTTAGACTCGACGACAATACTGCGCTCCACGAAGCACTGAAAAGCGGTGTGAGCATCTTGCCAATCTTTATTTTCGATGAATTTATTCTGAATGAACTCCCCGTAAATGATGCCAGAGTTACTTTTATTTACGACAATCTACATAACATTGACCAAAAGTTAAAAGCACACAATTCTTCCATACTCTGTTTGAAGGGAACTCCTATCGAAATATGGAAAAAACTTATTGCAACCTACTCTATAAATAGTGTTTTTGTGAACAAGGATTATGAGCCGTATGCCCGAAAGCGCGATAATGAGGTTGCAAAGCTTTTGGCAGACAATGAGATTGAATTTCTTTCTTACAAGGATCAAGTGATTCATGAAGAAAATGATGTCTTAAAAAATGACGGGACCCCCTATACAGTCTTTACCCCCTACGCCAATAAATGGCTGGAAATCTATTCACCAAAAAATCCGTTGGGAGCACCTGCTTATAAAAACTTTTATCAGGAAATACATTCTTTCCCTACTTTGGACGATTTAGGTTTTAAACCGTCTACTATAAAAGTGCAGGATTATGACCTGTCTCAGGTTAATGCGTATTCTAAAAATCGTGACTTCCCACATTTGGACGCCACAAGTTACCTCAGTGCGCATTTACGTTTCGGAACGGTGGGAATAAGAACCATCATAGCCCAATTGAAAAAGTCTGATTCGATATTTCTGAAAGAATTAATCTGGCGCGAGTTTTTTATGCAGATACTGTTTCATTTTCCCAAAGTCGTCACTGAAAATTTTAAAGCCAAATACAATAACATTGAGTGGTTAAACAATGAAAATGATTTTAAAAAATGGTGTGATGGTAACACCGGATATCCAATGGTGGATGCAGGTATGCGTCAATTAAATGCAACCGGGTATATGCATAACCGTGTACGGATGATCACCGCCGGCTTTCTATGTAAGCATCTCTTGATCGACTGGAAATGGGGAGAGGCTTATTTTGCTTCGAAGTTGCTGGATTACGAATTATCCTCAAACAACGGCAATTGGCAATGGGCTGCAGGTACGGGTTGCGATGCAGCACCCTATTTTAGGATATTCAACCCTACGGCACAATTAAAAAAATTCGACAAGGAACAACGCTACATAAAAAAGTGGATTCCTGAATTAGCTACCGATTCCTACCCTGAACCTATGGTTGAACATACATTTGCCAGAAAAAGAGCTTTGGAGGTTTACAAAAAAGGGATCCTCGATTAA
- a CDS encoding DUF305 domain-containing protein → MKKSNYTTFILMLICSAVSMYITMYFNTYEMSHVYFSWTRMYMTFIGIGGMSIIMFLFMKKMYLNKVKNTAIVVGSLFLMAISTYLVRQQIPISDLKWMKAMIPHHSIAVLTSTRAELKDPEVKKLAEEIIKAQEKEIAEMKKMIERLENK, encoded by the coding sequence ATGAAAAAATCGAATTACACTACATTTATCTTGATGTTGATTTGTTCCGCAGTTTCAATGTACATCACCATGTATTTTAACACGTATGAAATGAGTCATGTGTATTTTAGTTGGACGAGAATGTACATGACCTTTATAGGGATTGGCGGGATGTCAATTATCATGTTTTTGTTTATGAAAAAGATGTACCTCAACAAGGTGAAAAACACGGCAATAGTTGTGGGAAGCCTTTTTTTAATGGCAATTTCCACCTATTTGGTGCGTCAACAAATTCCTATAAGCGACCTTAAGTGGATGAAGGCAATGATACCCCATCATTCTATTGCAGTTCTTACAAGTACCAGAGCCGAATTGAAAGACCCTGAAGTTAAAAAATTAGCCGAAGAGATTATCAAAGCTCAGGAAAAAGAGATTGCTGAGATGAAAAAAATGATCGAACGCTTGGAAAATAAATAA
- a CDS encoding DUF4256 domain-containing protein: MKTKKELSSPQIDDLLGILKSRFEANMHRHKNMEWSKVQSKLEANPEKLWSLYQMESTGGEPDVMGIDNKTGEYIFYDCVSESPNGRRSLCYDREALESRKAHKPKNSAMDMATAMGVEILTEEQYRALQQFGNFDTKTSSWLKTPTNIRKLGGAIFGDFRFDTIFIYHNGAESYYAARGFRGMLKV, encoded by the coding sequence ATGAAAACTAAAAAGGAACTGTCTTCCCCACAAATTGATGACCTTCTTGGAATTTTAAAATCCCGATTTGAAGCAAACATGCATCGCCACAAGAATATGGAATGGTCTAAAGTGCAATCCAAACTGGAAGCCAATCCAGAAAAACTATGGTCTCTTTATCAAATGGAAAGCACCGGAGGCGAGCCGGATGTGATGGGGATCGACAATAAAACAGGTGAATACATTTTTTATGATTGTGTAAGTGAAAGTCCGAATGGACGCAGAAGTCTTTGTTACGACCGGGAGGCTTTAGAGTCCAGGAAGGCACACAAGCCCAAAAACAGCGCAATGGATATGGCTACTGCTATGGGTGTTGAAATTTTAACCGAAGAACAATACAGAGCATTGCAACAATTCGGCAATTTCGATACAAAAACATCGAGTTGGTTGAAAACACCTACCAATATCCGAAAATTGGGTGGGGCTATTTTTGGGGATTTCCGTTTTGACACTATCTTTATCTACCACAACGGAGCAGAATCATACTATGCGGCCAGAGGTTTTCGCGGAATGCTAAAAGTCTAA
- a CDS encoding DUF1801 domain-containing protein produces MNKDTQQYNQAFLSDEKAICDILAEEIHTHLPEAENKIWHRHPVWFLDANPIVGYSKIKAGIRLMFWSGASFEEETLKPGTGKFKDASIVYTSADQIHLADLKRWINKSVKIQWDYKNIVKRKGRLERLK; encoded by the coding sequence ATGAATAAGGATACTCAGCAATACAATCAGGCGTTTTTGAGTGATGAAAAAGCCATCTGTGATATTTTGGCGGAGGAAATCCACACTCATCTTCCCGAAGCCGAAAACAAAATATGGCATCGCCATCCTGTGTGGTTTTTGGATGCTAATCCAATTGTTGGTTATAGTAAAATAAAAGCCGGAATACGTTTGATGTTCTGGAGCGGTGCAAGTTTTGAGGAAGAAACTCTAAAGCCCGGAACGGGAAAATTTAAGGATGCTTCCATTGTCTATACTTCGGCCGATCAAATACATCTTGCTGACCTGAAACGTTGGATTAACAAGTCGGTTAAAATCCAATGGGACTATAAAAATATTGTGAAGCGTAAAGGGAGGCTTGAAAGATTGAAATAA
- a CDS encoding DJ-1/PfpI family protein yields MKCLIYKRTLLVWVSVVLLSSCNSNTSKSDIATDPTIAKDTLTPHKKSLKTNLPTIGLLLYEGVLTTEVTATADVFTKPTEDGVQLFNVITIAETKNPIVSEEGLTFLADYTFEDCPKLDVLFVPSAYDMYAQVHNDKIVAFIREKDKETSYTVSNCAGAQLIGASGIADGKKIVTWIGGGVDLQKEYPNLLVQNDSLVTYVEDGKYSSSNGNLASYISALKLVEKMTSPEHRKYVESYLYLDRLQNWRE; encoded by the coding sequence ATGAAATGTTTAATTTATAAGAGAACTTTATTGGTGTGGGTGTCTGTAGTGCTTCTAAGCAGCTGCAATTCCAACACCTCAAAATCTGATATCGCAACAGACCCAACCATCGCAAAAGACACCCTAACCCCTCATAAAAAGTCTCTTAAAACAAATTTACCCACAATTGGTCTTTTACTATACGAGGGCGTGCTGACAACAGAAGTTACCGCTACAGCCGATGTTTTTACAAAGCCGACCGAAGATGGGGTACAACTTTTTAATGTAATAACCATCGCTGAAACTAAAAACCCAATAGTTTCTGAAGAAGGGCTCACCTTCCTTGCCGATTATACCTTCGAAGATTGTCCGAAATTAGATGTCCTCTTCGTCCCCAGCGCTTACGATATGTACGCCCAGGTTCACAACGACAAAATTGTAGCATTTATCAGGGAAAAGGACAAAGAGACATCCTATACGGTTAGCAATTGTGCAGGGGCTCAATTAATTGGAGCTTCGGGAATTGCAGACGGCAAGAAAATCGTGACCTGGATTGGCGGTGGAGTGGACCTTCAGAAAGAGTATCCAAATCTGCTCGTACAAAACGATTCGCTGGTAACCTATGTTGAAGATGGTAAATACAGCTCTTCCAACGGAAATCTGGCGAGTTATATTTCGGCATTGAAATTAGTTGAAAAAATGACGAGTCCCGAACATAGAAAATATGTGGAATCGTATTTATATCTCGACCGACTTCAAAACTGGAGAGAATAA
- a CDS encoding VOC family protein encodes MKLGAFSISLSVKDLMASRTFYEHLGFIVFAGDVKMNYLIMKNGNALIGLFQGMFDKNILTFNPGWDENAKTLENFDDVRKIQDHLKSKKLRLEQEADENTTGPASVVLIDPDGNQILIDQHI; translated from the coding sequence ATGAAATTAGGAGCCTTTTCTATTAGTTTGTCAGTCAAAGATCTCATGGCATCGCGAACATTTTACGAACATCTGGGATTTATCGTTTTTGCAGGAGATGTAAAAATGAATTACCTCATTATGAAAAATGGAAATGCCTTAATTGGATTGTTTCAGGGTATGTTCGACAAGAATATTCTAACCTTCAATCCTGGGTGGGACGAAAATGCAAAAACTCTTGAAAATTTTGACGATGTACGGAAAATTCAGGATCATTTAAAAAGTAAAAAACTGAGGTTAGAACAGGAAGCCGACGAAAACACAACCGGGCCGGCCAGTGTTGTATTGATCGATCCGGATGGCAATCAAATTTTGATTGACCAGCACATTTAA
- a CDS encoding TlpA disulfide reductase family protein gives MHFLRKNWGNIGLLLVIALFLIPQTGVPIRVALQRIISFSPSEVAQEDRKIVKNYNWNLINEAGDTVNFAQSEGKVSVINFWATWCPPCIAEMPSFQKLFDTYGNTVDFYFVTSEKPEVVQKFLQKKEYNFPVYFEPQQAPQPLQTTALPTTYLISKSGAIVIEKEGAADWNSEKVKRLIDELLSE, from the coding sequence ATGCACTTTTTACGAAAGAATTGGGGAAATATAGGGCTGTTATTGGTTATTGCCTTGTTTTTGATACCTCAAACCGGCGTCCCAATTAGAGTGGCGTTACAACGAATTATTTCTTTTAGCCCTTCTGAAGTTGCCCAAGAAGACAGAAAAATAGTAAAGAATTACAACTGGAATCTTATAAATGAAGCTGGAGATACAGTAAATTTTGCGCAATCTGAAGGGAAAGTGAGTGTCATTAATTTTTGGGCTACCTGGTGTCCGCCCTGTATTGCTGAAATGCCATCCTTTCAGAAATTGTTTGATACCTATGGCAATACGGTAGATTTTTATTTTGTCACCTCCGAGAAACCTGAAGTTGTACAAAAATTTCTACAGAAAAAGGAATACAACTTTCCGGTGTATTTTGAGCCCCAACAGGCACCGCAACCGCTTCAAACAACCGCTTTGCCCACCACCTATCTTATTTCGAAAAGTGGAGCCATTGTCATTGAAAAGGAGGGTGCAGCCGACTGGAATTCAGAAAAGGTAAAAAGGTTAATTGACGAATTACTATCAGAATAA
- a CDS encoding Gfo/Idh/MocA family protein produces the protein MSSRRDFVKKTAILGTGIVLAPHLSFGAASNSTKEILNVGLIGVGLRGTNHLNNVLLRDDVHVVAICDIDERRNAIALEMISKAGQKKPKVFSDSELAYKNLLALPEIDAVIISTPWLWHARMAKDAMIAGKYTGLEVSAANTMEECWDLVNLHEQTGSHLMILENVCYRRDIMAVLNMVRQNVFGELLHFRCGYQHDLRFVKFNDGKTAYGKGVEFGEKGISESAWRTQHSLLRNADVYPTHGVGPIATMCNINRGNRFVSMTSMASKGVGLHNYIVKNGGENHPNAKLKFKQGDIITSMIETANGETIIVTHDCNSPRPYSLGFRVQGNEGIWEVDGNRIYIEDKAAKPHNWDEATAWLERYDHPLWQKYGEKAMGAGHGGMDFFVIHAFVESAKRNIAPPLDVYDAAAWSAITPLSETSIANNGEPQDFPDFTRGNWVKRQPYNWIKDTY, from the coding sequence ATGAGCTCAAGAAGAGATTTTGTAAAAAAAACAGCCATTCTAGGTACCGGAATAGTACTTGCCCCTCACCTTTCTTTTGGCGCAGCAAGTAATTCGACTAAGGAAATATTGAATGTTGGTCTTATTGGCGTGGGTTTAAGAGGCACCAATCATTTAAACAATGTACTGCTTCGGGACGACGTACATGTGGTGGCGATATGCGATATCGACGAGAGACGAAACGCCATCGCTCTTGAAATGATTTCAAAAGCCGGGCAAAAAAAGCCGAAGGTGTTTAGCGATAGTGAACTTGCTTATAAAAATTTATTAGCCCTTCCCGAAATAGACGCCGTTATCATTTCAACTCCATGGTTGTGGCATGCCCGAATGGCAAAAGACGCAATGATTGCGGGAAAATACACAGGTCTCGAAGTATCTGCCGCCAATACCATGGAAGAGTGCTGGGACTTGGTTAATTTGCACGAACAGACCGGGTCTCACCTGATGATTCTTGAAAATGTATGCTATCGACGAGACATCATGGCGGTGCTTAACATGGTGCGCCAAAATGTTTTTGGTGAGTTATTACACTTCAGATGTGGTTATCAGCATGATTTACGATTTGTAAAATTCAACGACGGTAAGACTGCCTACGGAAAAGGTGTGGAATTTGGTGAAAAAGGAATTTCCGAATCGGCGTGGAGGACGCAACATTCTTTACTTCGCAATGCCGATGTGTATCCAACGCATGGGGTAGGTCCAATCGCTACCATGTGCAATATAAACCGTGGAAACCGTTTTGTTTCTATGACTTCCATGGCTTCAAAAGGGGTAGGATTGCACAACTATATTGTAAAAAACGGAGGCGAAAATCACCCCAACGCCAAACTAAAATTTAAACAAGGTGACATTATTACTTCTATGATTGAAACAGCCAACGGCGAAACCATTATTGTAACCCACGATTGTAACTCACCTCGCCCCTATTCGTTGGGCTTCAGAGTGCAGGGCAATGAAGGTATCTGGGAAGTGGATGGAAACCGAATTTATATTGAAGACAAGGCTGCAAAACCCCATAATTGGGACGAAGCAACGGCTTGGTTGGAACGCTACGACCATCCGTTATGGCAAAAATATGGTGAAAAGGCTATGGGAGCGGGTCATGGAGGGATGGACTTCTTTGTAATTCACGCCTTTGTGGAATCGGCCAAACGCAATATTGCACCTCCTTTAGATGTGTACGATGCAGCGGCCTGGAGTGCTATTACCCCTCTTTCTGAAACTTCTATTGCAAACAACGGAGAACCACAGGATTTCCCCGATTTTACTCGTGGTAACTGGGTAAAAAGACAGCCCTACAACTGGATAAAAGACACCTACTAG